Within the Scomber scombrus chromosome 4, fScoSco1.1, whole genome shotgun sequence genome, the region CAATTTTAAACTACTTTCTTTGTTCCCTTACAGCTAGTCTGTCATGAGTTGATACCTGGAGGGAAGACCATGCCTGTCACTAATGAAAACAAGTATGTAAATTTATATCCAGtatccaaaacaaaaaagggtaGTTGTTGATTGTATCTTAAATCATCCTGTGACCTTGTCTCCACTAATCCCTGCAGGATCAGCTACATCCACCTCATGGCTCACTTCCGgatgcacacacagattaaGGAGCAGACCGCAGCCTTCATCCGGGGCTTCCGCAGCATCATCAACCCAGAGTGGTTGCACATGTTTTCCACACCTGAGGTCCAGCGTCTTGTCTCAGGAGACAATGCTGAGATTGACTTAGATGACCTCAAGTATGTGCAACATCTTCTATCATGTCTCTAAAACTGATTTTTGGcatttaaaatactgtttctAAAATGGTTTggtgacattttcaggaaattTCACTGTCTTTAAGATGCTCATTATtgttgcctctctctctctttttctcaggAAACACACAGTCTACTATGGAGGTTTTCACAGCAGCCATCGTGTCATCATCTGGCTGTGGGACATCTTGTCCAGTGACTTCAATGCTGAGGAGAGGGCTATGTTCCTTAAAGTAAGCTTTCTCACATGTGTTGCTCTCACTCCCCAAAACTTGTGATTTCTAACCATCTTTAAccatcttttattctttttcatgTTCCTCTGCAGTTTGTTACCAGCTGCTCAAGGCCTCCTCTTCTAGGTTTCGCCTACCTCAAACCACCTTTCTCCATCCGTTGTGTGGAAGTTTCAGATGATCAGGTAAGAATATAAAGGGGAGAAAACTGATGCTGcgtacatgtttgtgtgtgcagacgCCTCCTGTGTGTTTTGCTCACACTGATGATCTGTTTTAATTTTCCATCTCTTGTTACTAGGACACTGGAGACACCCTTGGCAGTGTCCTCAGGGGCTTTTTCACTATCCGCAAGAAGGAGCCTGGCGGTCGACTTCCCACTTCATCTACGTGCTTCAACTTGCTCAAGCTGCCCAACTACAGCAAGAAGAGCATCTTGCGTGACAAGCTGCGCTATGCTATCAGTATGAACACAGGCTTTGAGCTCTCCTAACGCAGTTGCAAATGGACAATCTGCACAGCAGGAGCCTATGTGTACTTGGACTGCCATGTCTGAAGGGCATCAACAAAACATAAGAGGAACGTACAAACTctccttttgtctctttttaaaacTAGATGCTCTACTGCAGCCCACTCCCTCACATCAAAGGGGATGCTGTTTTTGCATCACAATCTAATTTTTAGCATCTCTCTTTGGCCACTCCCAAAATCCAATATGTTATGTATTTAACTTGATGAAATACAGATACACAGTGGCTAGATCTCTGTTTCTCAGGCTTAACAGAATCATTCTTGGATCTAACACTCCTGTTTTAAGTGAACTGGAAAGCAATACAGATGCAATGCAAGCCATTAGACACATGGGTTGACTCACTCGAGTGAAACCAAGCGATGCGTTGTTAATATACTAAGTTTGGACTCCATTATCCAAGCAACTTTCAGCTGATATTGGATGggtcttaaaatgttttgctgaACATAATGCATCTTTTCTAAATGGAAGACAAATCAATGTCTTGTGTTCAGCCTCCATGAAGGAGGTGTTGATTACATTATGTCCCATTTCGAGGAGAATCCTGTCGACTTCTTTCCATTTCTCCCCCACTTAAAGACACTGCAGTCACCCGAGAGACACCTTCTGGTTTTTATGGTATATCTGAAACATTTAAGCTCTGCCTCACTTGTAGTGAAGCAGCAAAGAATTTCTTGACACgaacaaaaaaaatctggtcATGCTGTTGTTTGATCTAGAAAAGATGTCATTGCTCTAGCATCTTTTACCTTTTGAGGAACTGGAAATGTTTTGTCACTACTTGTGTCTGCACAGTGGAGCAGACATGGGTATTCATGTCACAAGTCTGTTTGACCtccatttctaaaaaaaaaagaaaagtaaatcaATCAATGATGTTAATCTTTGTATTTAATACTAGTAAAACTCTCACTACACCTTTTAAATAACGCTGAGTGCCTCATGCATCCCTCCCCCCGCCCTCCCTGCTACCACATGTCTGACTGTATATCAACTGTAACAACCACGTATATTGGAAACAAGCCATAGAAGTGGGAGCTGGACTTATTCTCTGCTCCTGCCAAGAAGACAGAAACCCAACCACTGTACTACCACTACATCAACCAAGGAGGGTTTTTACAAAGATACTCTCTGATCTCTGTAGACTTTTTAAGCCATGTGGAAAAgaatgagtttttttgtttgtttttaaaaaatcctctcAACATGATGTCATGGACTGGTTCGTCAACCAAATTTGACTGCTTGATTTGAAGTTCCCCTTGGATGGAAATTTTGCACACGTTTCTGCTGTTAAGGGGGAAAGGGACATGAGGGTGAATGTTACCTTATAAGCCTAAGTATTACTTTACACAGGGTTCAATTCTGTCATGGAGTAActgaagagacattttagtcatttaacaAAGACTACAACTTtcaaagaaagggttaaaataaatctttatcaAGTTCTTTattatgcaaaaaaatgttttctctcatGAATGAGTACggataattgtattattatgtacCACCGGCGATAGGACACGCAGGTCATTAATACCATGTTTCTAACCAGTATTACCATTGGCCACTAACTTgtgtgaaaacaacaaaatacatgatTATAATTTAAATGCAACAGTTCTATATAAATAACACTGGTTGTATTGAATTTACCCACAGTCTACTAATGAGGTTAAACTACTATTCTTTGACAAATCAGTCAGGAGTTGCTTCAGCTCTCCTTTTtaatcagagactctgcaggaTGGATTTTAGCGTCGTGTGCAGGGAGAGATGAATGATACCTCACAAGATTGTCTGTCTCCTGCGTGTGATGAGGTCCCTCATCAGTTTTAAATGATGTCAGAGTATAGGCTAAATGTACCAGTTGACTGCTGATGCTGACTTTGAAAATAAACTCTtttagtataaaaataaaataaaataaaaatgatcctgCAGATGTTGTCACCCTTCATGTGAACCTTCTgtcatttatctcttttttaagTGTTATCAAAGTGGTTCTCAAACTGACAGACACCATCTCATAAGAGTTtggcttttagatgttttattacattaagtgtttgaaacccatgaccaaaatagtcatagattctgtcattgtgttacttatggattgTATTAattattccccttttttctgGAGTCCCCCTGTATCCCCCTCAAGGACCACTGGGGGCCCCGGACCCAGCTTTGTGAACCACTGCACTATGAAGCgtgctgtaaaaaacaaaaagaaagacatttgtCTATGTGTAAGATATTTTTCCTGTCATGTTAAATCATGTACATCagtattatataaataatttactttcaatcatttacaatataatgagttattcattttcttgtcaCGCAGCGGGATAACGATTCCTAACAATTTATTCATTAGTTTATCACTAACACCTGCTGAGTCTTGTGTGGAAGGCCAAGCATGATGATTGTTGCACTATGACAGCAAACACGGGGCAAAGCTGAGCAGGACTGTGGGATTGAGAATGGCTCACAACACTTTTTCTGGTTTTCCTGAATAACGTGCATGGCGGATTATGGTGTAAATGCGCAGGCCTGAGTCATTTTCCATCGTGCCCGATCCCTGTGACTCTTAAATGAAACGTGAACAGCGCTGTAAGGATTTCTGAGCCTAAACCTGGACAAACACCATGAGCAGTCCACCGAGTCCTTCTCCAGCCCGATGGTTCAAAGCGCTGCGGAGGTAAATGATagatttacttctttttttttttttaaattcatttattttttgaagaGTAGGTGATCTGAACGTGGAAGTCGATCAATCACGTTTCATGTAAAGttaatgtacatgtgtgtttatgtgtatgcaCAGTGAAAGAGTGAGATGTTTTCTTCTAAAAGATTATATACCTTCTCACAGACAGATTTGCTATGTTATGTGCATCACCTGATTGGCTGGAGTTATTAGGATTTTCACtatgcctgcctgcctgcctgtatGTTGGAGCTTTTACTGACCTGGTGCATAGGCTTAACTAGCACATTAACTCCATTTAGAGAAGCCAACACTGGAGAATTCTTGACTCGAATAAACATGAGTGGTAAAGTAAGGGCGTGCTATGCTTGTCAGAGGAATGGCCGGTTAACATGCAGAAGGTTAGACCATACAGCCTAGATagaataaactgtatataattGACCTGTACGGTTAAACTAAGTGATGTTGGCTGATGTTCTAGGACCAGGCTGGGGGAGCCGTGTTTGAAGACGTACCCTCAGGAGTGTGTGGATCTGCTGCAGAGGGCTAGAGTTGCTTTTCAGGCTGGACGCACCATCAAAGAGGGCTTCAGACTAGCTCAGCTGGAGGCTGTGGTGCGGATGCTGGAGGAACATGAGTGTGACTTTGTGGATGCTCTTGGGAGGGACCTTCATAAGGTGAGAGCTGAAGCAGTAGTCtacattttatgtgtttgctgTAACTGGTAAAAAGATTAGACTAGTACAATATTGACATAATGGTCCAGGTTTTTGTGTCTATTGGCATTTTTgtcatttgccttttttttttttttaaccagccACGTTTTGAGACAGTTGTGTCAGAGTTGATTCTTGTCAAAAATGAGGCTCTTCATgccatcaacaacctgaagaagTGGATGCAGCCGCTGCACGTGGAGAGAAACCTGGTGAACCCTTTTTCTGAAAACATCTTCATATTATTGTTGGGATTATTTATGATTTACAGAACCTTTTTGGAAGGAACATTCCATCTCGTTGctacaaagaaatgtattgtgCTGAGCATGCTAAAGCAGATTAAATCTTAAATTGCCTTGCCCTTTTTGAAGGATTAAAGTGGGCTGAtgtcttttcctttctgctAGTCGACCTGTGATGAACTCTGATAAACTCTGCCCACATTCACTCAAGAGAGTTCCTGTTTTAGCTGTTTGAAAATTTATTTTGAGTTTGTCTAACTGGTTTAGTCCACCACACTGGATGAGTGTCTGGTCGTCAGTGAGCCGCTGGGGGTGGCATTAATCATGGGGACCTGGTGCAGTCCAGTTCAAACATGCTTGGTGCCAATGGTTGGGGCCATTGCTGCAGGTGAAGACACTCAGGACACTAATTTAATCAGTTGAATTATTGCACGATTTTTTCCTCTCGTCTGCTTATTGAAGGTCCGACAGACATTAATGATGTTTTGCTCGATGATGTAGGTAACTGTGCAATCATCAGCCCCTCTGAGTGCACCGCTCACACAGCAGAGCTTCTCCATCGTCTCATGCCCTTCTACTTGGACAATGTGAGTAATTACATGCTAGCAGGGAGGATGGGATACTTGACTGAGTGGTTACAGTATGTGTCCTGAAGTCTcaccaacatttttttctttttgctcaaATATTGGACTAGGTAGCATTGGATTCGTATTCCATTTATCACGGCTAATAtgtctctcccatgtttcctgtctgtctactgataaataaaggtgtctatgccaacaaaatctttttaaaaaataaaaaaataaataaaaaagcaacaatcTGATCTACAATTCTTGTTTTCTTCAAGGAATGCTTCCATGTGATTCTTGCAGGCACGAATGACTTGCCTCAAGTTGTGGAACTCCATTTTgatcatgttttctttacagGTAAAGATAAAATTTGTTTCAAAATATCTTTTTGGGATCATTTATTGAACTTTCTAAATGTATTAAAGATGTCTGTAAATCCCCAGGAAACAGGGAGGAGGGAATCAGAATTGCTCAGTCTGCAGCTCACACTCTCACACCTGTCACCCTGATTTTGGGTGGCAAGAACCCATGTTATGTGGACCAAAACTGTGACATTTCCACCACCGCACAGCGCATTGCCTGGGCACGCTTCCACAATGCTGGACAGAGCTTGGTGGCTCCAGATTACATCCTGTGCCATAAGGATGTCAAAGCTCGGCTGGTCCAGGCCCTGAAGTGCTGTCTGATGCAGTTCTATGGTTCTGATCCCCGAGAGTCCCGCAGCTTCGGCCGCATGGTTAATCTGGAGATCTTTAACCGCACGAGAGACATACTGTGGAGATCTGGCAAGGTGGCTGTGGGTGGACAGGTGATAGAAGCAGAGAAATATATTGGTAAGACTCCTCACTGTGAGACTCTTAGAAACAAGGCCAACTGTAGCATATGCAATATATTTCACTAAATTGTTTTTGGTTCTGTCTAAAGCCCCAACAATTTTGACAGAAGTGGCAGAATCGGACCCTATCATGCAACAGGACATTTTTGGCCCAGTTCTTCCCCTTTTGCCTGTAAACAATGTGGATGAGGCCATTGCTTTCATTAATAAGCAAGAGAAATCCCTCTGTGTATATGCATATTCGAACAACAGCACGGTACTGGGCACCAATTGAAATGagacattttgtatttatcatACAAGCCTTGGGCAGCTAATGTGCATTCTGATGAAATGTTGGCCTTTCTGACAACACAGGTCATCTCAAGAGTGATGAGTGAAACCTCCAGTGGAAGCTTTTGCTCCAATGACAGTGTCGTGCAGAGTCTCATGGTAGCTCTGCCTTTCAGTGGAGTTGGTAAGTTTAATTATGTAAAATTTGTCTGTGGAATaatctacaatatacatgtTCTCAACCAACTTTTTGTTTGGACAGGTGCCAGTGGAATGGGTTCCTACCATGGGCGCTACAGCTTTGATACTTTCTCTCACAGGAAATCATGCCTGCTAAGAGGCACGCGGTTTGAGTGTGTCACCTATCTGCGTTATCCGCCCTATGAGGACCGCAATCTGTCTCTAATGACATGGGCCAGTACTCTGTCCCAGAGGAGCCAGGGCTGGTGCCAGATCCTGTGACTGTGTGGGAGGGTGATGACAGAGCCCAGTCCTTAACAGCCCCATGTATTGTTGCTGTaataatacaacaacaaaaggaacaaaatcCATTGGAACAAGAGTTTCTCTAAGGACATACCACCATAACTGTATGCCAACTCAAATGAATGTATGTTTGACGAAACAATACCTGTATGAAATTAAATAAGATGCCAGTATTGTGGATGTTCCTGCTGTATGTGCTCACTGGCTAATATTCTCATAATATGATGAAAAAAGATGCATTAGAGTATGAATTTGGAcctcattcatatttattaatatttacaatatatgtgatataaaaacatgatcACACCTCCCAAAAACAAATTAAGTCTTTCTCTTGTACTTCATGTTAGGATCTGATCATTCTGGTCTTCTGTagatcttttcctctttgttttctttcaaggCTGCATATCTGGCCAGAGTGAAGAGGTAGTCGCTCaatctgtgtgaaaatgttaGGACATTAATCCAATGTATGGTAGAGAAAACATGCTCTTAGATGAATTTGAAAGCACTAGACAGACCTGTTCAAAAACTTGGCAACATCTGGATCTGCCTCCCCTGACCGCACAATTGGAGCAACACTGTAATAAGAACAAAGTGCTTTCAGATTCAGCTTTGTTGGTAAATCAAGACAAATAGGCACAAATAGGTTGTTAAAGACAATGTCACACTCAGGGGAAACATTGAGACTTGCCTGCGCTCTGCTCTCCGACAGACCGTCCGAGCTACATGCAAGGCTGCGCTGCTCTTTCCTCCAGACTGTGGCACATAATGCATTCATGTTTAATACATCTGGAATACAGGACTTTTAAAAATTCAGTGTCTTACAGATGCATAAATTGGCTTACAGGTAAAATGAAGTTGGTCAGTGGAGGGAGTTCCTCTGTAAAAGTATCAATCCAGCTTTCCAGGTCTGCAATTGGCTGAACAGCAAATTTTGTTCTCTCTTGCGTAAAGAGAGCAGAAACAAATTCATGAATCCACACACCAAACATTTTGCTGCGTTAAACCAGAAGATATCTGTACATACTTATGTGACTTTCTCTTGCTGATGATTGAGGGGTGGCAATGTTGGAGCCTACGTCTTGCAAAACACATTGTATCTGTaatgaaaatatcaaaatactGTCAGCTTAACTATAAcctaatgtaaaataaaacaataaattctTCATATAAATCAAACCTTGTCCAGttgatatgtaaatgtgtgacCTTTGTCGAGACAAAATTCTCTGGCCAAGCTGCAAAATACAATTTAGCATAGTCAGTATAGGtgaggaagatttttttttttttttaaatggactgACTTTTGAATAGTAGAATGTTTACCCTATAGCTGATGACAACTCGTCTGTATTTCctaaagctttaaaaatatgatCTTCCTTTGGCCTCCTTTCCCCTGTAAATGTGCTTGAGAAACCTGttaggagaaagaaagagtgacagTCATCTCAACCTTTGTAAGAACCATTTACAGTGACTGTACTGTAGTAACTCATTTTTTCCTGATAACTTAAGTTGACAAAACAACCTTTGTCTCCAGTTTTGGTGTAAATTTTGGGTATCCTGCTGTCTCCTTCAGTGGAATAACTGTCAGTGAAAAAAACAGGAGACAGGATACAAAGATGAGATAATACgtatgtgtataaatatgttgACATAACTGTCTAACAGATAACAATTAACGAGGGGACACAAAATAATAACTTGGATATACAATGTTTACGTTTCAAACCATGCTTTTTTTGTGTAGCAGCTACCTAGCCAGCATTCTGTTATGTTACAGCTACATGAATGATATGAGCAAGGACAAACATGCACTGCCACTACCTTCGCTCTGAAAATAAGGTTTTCCTGGTCCGGTACTCGCTTATGAGTCGGCCTGTCCTCACAACACAGCGGAGGTGAGTAGGTTTTATAACGAACGAAGCCATTGTTTGCTTTACAAGTTGGCTGCTAAAGCTGAAAGAGTGACTAATACCTTTTTGCCCCTCTGATGTAACCTTAGTTTAAGGGGCGTTTCGTTTTTAATCGCACGATTGGTCAACTCACCGGCTGTTCGGACATCACGGGATGGTGATTGGTCAAATCACCGAGTGTTGAACGGTGATTGGACAAAAGAATATATGTATAACTAGCCGCGTCGCTGATTGGATACGGGTAGTCAACTTTATctcagtccctccctctgtgtatCAGCTGTGTTTTTTAACATGGTTTCCACCTTCATCACGCCTCCGTAGTGGAGTCAGTGGTCAGGGCTTCAACCCATCCGGCGACCATGAAAAGGCTTTGTTAAAGTCCATATATTCGTAGAGCCTTCATGAAAAGCGCAGAGCTGTGGAGTTATTGACTGTAGGTTCAGGGGATTAACACTAGCCAAACGTGGCTAAGCTAGCTAATAATAACACTGTGTCAGCGACAAGTTGAACAGGTTAACTTTTACTGTGCATTGACACCGTTGTAGTCTGGAAACTGCTACAGATATGCAAGTCAAGGACTGCATCGTGTCTGCTCCGGGGAAGGCGATCCTGCACGGGGAGCATGCAGTTGTTCACGGAAAGGTAAAGTGTTAATGAGAGTCCAACTAACACATATgataatgcatgtgtgtgaaagatTAGGATGAAGCATACAATACACAACCAAAACTTGGCAGGTTTAGTCCGTTTTTTCACAATTCACTTAACACTTAAATATCCCATTCAGACTTGTTTTaagatgtgtatatataatacttTGAATAATTAGTGTCTCATTAAAACTTCTAGAAATATACAATTATCGTTCATCTCAAAAGTTTTCCTGCTGGACACAATATGTCCCCTGCTTCACTGTTAAGTCAgtcctcagtgtttgtgcactagATGCTTCAAGTTTCCCCATCACACTTCCTTAAGTTGGATATTGGACCAGAACTGGCCAATATCAAAaaccaaactagttgtgatgtcataaatcctgcTCATAGGTCCACCAtttaaaattggattttcagTGTGCTCACAGACACTTTCTACTTTCAGCAGAtacatgtgaaaacagtcttcaagtgtcaaactctgcacaaacATCATTCTACACAATGATGCTCAAACATTAACTgaaggactttttttctttttcaaaacattgttttaaaaatgcaattagATCACCCAGAGATAGTTTTCTCGTACTATGTGTCAGCTGACtttcatattgtattatatatgaTGGGGAAACTACTGATTGTCTTCAATATTTGCTTTAATAATCACAAAGCCATGGTAtcctttgaaaaaaagacatgcttAGAAATAGACAGGAATTGCGGACAATGagttaaaacttaaaacaaTGTGATCCCTGTATGATCCTTATACTTGTCGCTGTATGTCCATCACAGGTGGCGCTTGCTGTGTGTTTGAACCTGAGAACGTATTTACGGCTGAAAGCCACCACTACTGGTAAAGTTTGCATCAACCTCCCAAATATTGACACATTCCTCTGCTGGGATCTGTCTGAGCTGAAGAGGCTTATTCCATACTCCTATGGTAAGGATGATACAGAGCTGGACATTGCATTTACTGTAGTGTTACTGTTGTACCATGCATCCAATAATTCAGCACATACAGAAATACTTCAGCAGAGGAGACCATGAGAGCCCAGAgaggtttattttttaagatatatgGAAAAATTCTGGATTAGATGAGTTACCACAGTTTGAAAGTAACACATGTCTGCGGACATTATTATGGCATCAATATTCTGTTACTTATGTATCTTTTGCAAACATCACTGTCTTATTAATACAGTGATTAACCATTGCTGTGtcttttcacttattttatcAGGTAAGCGGGAGGAGGTGAAACTTCTGGATGCTGAACTTGTGAGGAGACTACGTGACTTTTTTGGTGTAACAAATGGAAACTTGGATACTTGCAACATGGCCACTTTATCTTTCCTCTACATCTACCTCTCCCTGTTTGGACCAGGGTGAGATAATATGATTCTTTCTCTCAGCATGTGTTCATATTATTATTGCAGTTAGTTAGCACAGGTGactattaaaaaatgatatgttTTGATACAAATCAAATACCTTAAACCAGACCcagaaaatgtcacaaaataagCACCCGCAGTTTAAAATCCAGATGTAAACACATCGATGTGCCCCACAGGCAAGGAAATAATAgcttcttttaatgtttttgccaccttaatttttttaattaaaaaaaaaaaaaatgttgtcaactggagatgatgaaaaatgtatttatattacataaatCCAATAAGCTAACGTGTGGTATTTCTACAAGCTGTCAGGAAACTTTCTATTTCAGTATTTAATGCACACCAGAGGATAGTGTGATACCGTGATTTTCAACTtatatcagtttttttattgtggCCTACCAATGAAAAAcgtcaaaaataaaaatttggCATACACAAAGAAATTCAGCTTTAATACTCATTGTCTGCAGGTGGTgcaattgttgttgttttttaaagatttttttcggTACAGatgcctttatttaacagtagacagacaggaaacaggagagagagaggggtgtgacatgcagcaaaggacctccgatcgGGATTCGAACTAGGGTcagctgcgtatgtggcatgcgctctaaccgcTCGACCACCCAGGTGGTGCAATTGTTAAAATTGCAGCAGCATTACTTTCTCATCCTGTGGAAGGTGacatcaacatgtcaacatCTGCAGGTTTGAAATGCTGCTTTGCAGTGTGTTTGACTCTTTTGTCAATGACTACACTCCTCTACCTTGTAGGAAATCTGAAGCATAAATTATTGAGTTTTTGTGAAAGCTACGAGCCAATTCCAATTTAGATTAAAGTGACTGATTTGTGTTATCAGATTGACCAGACAGTTTGTCTTGAAGTGAGTTGTTAAAAAACAATCTTAGTTCATTTTAATCCCTATCAGTCACTAAAATACTGTGATTTGCCtcttatgttttttaaaatctttattatttattcagggaAGTTTCGCTGAAAGGAAGCCTCTCTTTTGCAGATCACAAttacacacaatcacacctggaagctgcctaGTACAACTACAGTATCAACTACTAACCACTGAGTagctccactggagcagctCGGGTTATGGGCCTTGCTCAAAGGCATCTTAGTGGTGGCAATGAGGAGGGGGAAGCTCTGCCTCTCCACTTACCCCACCCAGATTTATCCTGCCAGCCAGGGGTTGAACCacttctctaacctttaggccaccTTTAGGCACCACTCCCACATTATTTGGACTGTGTTCACTGCACATGTCTTTGTCAAAATGACACTTTATTGATCATCTCTTGTGGCGACTGAATGCTGTAAATGACACCAGAAGAATACAGCAAAGGTCAAAAGTACTTGTCACTATCTGTTGTCTTGGAGGCCTATTACA harbors:
- the aldh3b2 gene encoding aldehyde dehydrogenase family 3 member B1, encoding MSSPPSPSPARWFKALRRTRLGEPCLKTYPQECVDLLQRARVAFQAGRTIKEGFRLAQLEAVVRMLEEHECDFVDALGRDLHKPRFETVVSELILVKNEALHAINNLKKWMQPLHVERNLSTTLDECLVVSEPLGVALIMGTWCSPVQTCLVPMVGAIAAGNCAIISPSECTAHTAELLHRLMPFYLDNECFHVILAGTNDLPQVVELHFDHVFFTGNREEGIRIAQSAAHTLTPVTLILGGKNPCYVDQNCDISTTAQRIAWARFHNAGQSLVAPDYILCHKDVKARLVQALKCCLMQFYGSDPRESRSFGRMVNLEIFNRTRDILWRSGKVAVGGQVIEAEKYIAPTILTEVAESDPIMQQDIFGPVLPLLPVNNVDEAIAFINKQEKSLCVYAYSNNSTVISRVMSETSSGSFCSNDSVVQSLMVALPFSGVGASGMGSYHGRYSFDTFSHRKSCLLRGTRFECVTYLRYPPYEDRNLSLMTWASTLSQRSQGWCQIL
- the mmab gene encoding corrinoid adenosyltransferase produces the protein MASFVIKPTHLRCVVRTGRLISEYRTRKTLFSERSYSTEGDSRIPKIYTKTGDKGFSSTFTGERRPKEDHIFKALGNTDELSSAIGLAREFCLDKGHTFTYQLDKIQCVLQDVGSNIATPQSSARESHIKRTKFAVQPIADLESWIDTFTEELPPLTNFILPSGGKSSAALHVARTVCRRAERSVAPIVRSGEADPDVAKFLNRLSDYLFTLARYAALKENKEEKIYRRPE